One genomic window of Leopardus geoffroyi isolate Oge1 chromosome C3, O.geoffroyi_Oge1_pat1.0, whole genome shotgun sequence includes the following:
- the GRINA gene encoding protein lifeguard 1 gives MPHEKSFLVSGDSYPPPNPGYPGGPQPSMPPYPGAPYPQPPFQPSPYGQPGYPQGPSPYPQGGYPQGPYPQGGYPQGPYPQGGYPQGPYPQSPFPPNPYGQPQAFPAQDPGSPQRGNYHEEGPPSYYDNQDFPATNWDDKSIRQAFIRKVFLVLTLQLSVTLSTVAVFTFVGEVKGFVRENVWTYYVSYAVFFVSLIVLSCCGDFRRKHPWNLVALSILTVSLSYMVGMIASFYNTEAVIMAVGITTTVCFTVVIFSMQTRYDFTSCMGVLLVSMVVLVIFAILCIFIRNRILEIVYASLGALLFTCFLAVDTQLLLGNKQLSLSPEEYVFAALNLYTDIINIFLYILTIIGRAKE, from the exons ATGCCCCATGAAAAGAGTTTCTTGGTGTCTGGGGACAGCTATCCTCCCCCCAACCCTGGATATCCTGGGGGACCCCAGCCTTCCATGCCTCCCTACCCGGGAGCCCCTTACCCACAGCCCCCTTTCCAGCCTTCCCCATATGGCCAGCCAGGGTatccccagggccccagcccctACCCTCAAGGGGGCTACCCTCAGGGCCCCTATCCCCAAGGAGGCTACCCTCAGGGCCCCTACCCTCAAGGGGGCTACCCGCAGGGGCCATATCCGCAGAGCCCCTTTCCCCCCAACCCCTACGGACAACCACAGGCCTTCCCGGCACAGGACCCTGGCT CACCTCAGCGTGGAAACTATCATGAAGAGGGTCCCCCGTCCTACTACGACAACCAGGACTTTCCTGCCACCAACTGGGATGACAAGAGCATCCGCCAGGCCTTCATCCGGAAG GTGTTCCTGGTGCTGACCCTGCAGCTGTCCGTGACGCTGTCCACTGTGGCCGTGTTCACCTTTGTCGGGGAGGTGAAGGGCTTCGTCCGGGAGAACGTGTGGACGTACTATGTGTCCTACGCAGTCTTCTTCGTCTCCCTCATTGTCCTCAGCTGCTGCGGAGACTTCCGGCGGAAGCACCCCTGGAACCTGGTTGCACTG TCCATCCTGACCGTCAGCCTGTCCTACATGGTGGGCATGATCGCCAGCTTCTACAACACTGAGGCGGTCATCATGGCCGTGGGCATCACGACAACCGTCTGCTTTACGGTGGTCATCTTCTCCATGCAG ACCCGCTACGACTTCACCTCGTGCATGGGCGTGCTCCTGGTGAGCATGGTGGTGCTGGTCATCTTTGCCATCCTGTGCATTTTCATCCGGAACCGCATCCTGGAGATCGTGTACGCCTCGCTGGGCGCCCTGCTCTTCACCTGC TTCCTGGCAGTGGACACCCAGCTGCTGCTGGGGAACAAGCAGCTGTCCCTGAGCCCGGAGGAGTACGTGTTTGCCGCGCTGAACCTGTACACGGACATCATCAACATCTTCCTGTACATCCTCACCATCATCGGCCGCGCCAAGGAGTAG
- the PARP10 gene encoding LOW QUALITY PROTEIN: protein mono-ADP-ribosyltransferase PARP10 (The sequence of the model RefSeq protein was modified relative to this genomic sequence to represent the inferred CDS: inserted 5 bases in 4 codons; substituted 1 base at 1 genomic stop codon) has protein sequence MLGVGDGGTPVRSWRRPGRGGVGTFQEPAGERAGGRGSLSSLCRLRAAGPTSLSAPARMQRGSGPRRGACSMVPPCSLALCCAPQRLEPPTQTLLRATGHPEHPHHALDNPGPDRVLAQLPLPFCGGGEVRVLGEQARAPAPGLRGLRCLSLAWTEWPTPPYPSHRDGPLSSPFPQVAQVVLLQDHRLQESELSLLPHEPENLAKDTSGGDCPVELEPGATEHAVLEAGGPARALKGAGTVTLGSEEAPAQVGRSLXLQTGPIGSLGKAGPVSLGLVGSLGHXGLVSLGPVGSSEEAGLMSPGSVGSPGPAGPMEIAPGSLEYVGWVXPGACGATGVGVLVGMALSLEPGTMPFIQLDHEDLLAGLGHVAVFPVGGPDLMGFWVSVPGAFLTFGSPPTGGSGYLSGALSLQTAPLLPWSYSSGEPYTDTAPWLGLATDPEEVWPPPELGTEKPEGESAPRAGRGLGGCKRRRAGRERSLELQGWAAQQEDAVCXQXALALSLLDPLCWRQKMGSQVGGTGGQAWLVARVAFEQDGGKPEGALGALEVCLREEVAGSWGACRLQS, from the exons atgctgggggtgggggacggggggacCCCTGTGCGGAGCTGGCGGAGACCCGGCCGAGGGGGCGTTGGCACTTTTCAGGAGCCGGCAGGTGAGCGGGCGGGTGGAAGGGGCAGCCTGAGCTCCCTCTGCCGGCTGCGGGCTGCCGGCCCGACGTCCCTCTCCGCTCCAGCGAGGATGCAGCGAGGGTCTGGGCCTAGGAGGGGCGCATGCTCCATGGTGCCGCCGTGTTCCCTTGCCCTCTGCTGTGCACCCCAGCGCCTGGAGCCGCCGACCCAGACCCTGCTGCGTGCCACGGGGCACCCAGAGCATCCCCACCATGCCCTGGACAACCCCGGACCAGACCGGGTCCTGGCCCAACTGCCCCTGCCcttctgtgggggtgggg AGGTCCGCGTTCTGGGGGAACAGGCccgggccccagccccaggccttaGGGGGCTGAGGTGTCTGTCCCTGGCCTGG ACTGAGTGGCCTACCCCTCCCTATCCCTCACACCGCGATGGCCCTCTGTCCTCGCCATTCCCCCAAGTGGCCCAAGTGGTACTACTCCAGGACCACCGGCTGCAGGAATCAGAGCTGAGCCTCCTCCCCCATGAGCCTGAGAATCTTGCCAAGGACACCAGTGGAGGGGACTGCCCGGTCGAGTTGGAGCCTGGGGCCACTGAGCATGCTGTCCTGGAGGCCGGAGGGCCAGCAAGGGCACTGAAGGGTGCAGGGACGGTGACCCTGGGCTCTGAGGAGGCACCAGCACAGGTAGGAAGGAGCCT TCTGCAGACAGGTCCTATAGGGTCTCTTGGAAAGGCTGGGCCAGTCAGCTTAGGGCTCGTGGGGTCACTGGGAC GGGGGCTGGTGAGCCTGGGGCCAGTGGGCTCTTCAGAGGAGGCAGGGCTGATGAGCCCGGGGTCTGTGGGGTCTCCAGGCCCAGCGGGCCCCATGGAGATTGCCCCAGGGTCTCTGGAGTATGTGGggtggg agcctggggcctgcggGGCCaccggggtgggggtgctggtgggTATGGCGCTGTCCCTGGAGCCAGGAACCATGCCTTTCATACAACTTGACCACGAGGACCTTCTTGCTGGTCTGGGACATGTTGCTGTCTTCCCGGTGGGAGGACCAGATCTGATGGGCTTTTGGGTGAGTGTCCCAGGAGCATTCCTCACCTTTGGCTCTCCTCCCACTGGAGGCTCTGGATACCTTTCTGGTGCCCTGAGTTTGCAAACTGCTCCCCTCCTACCATGGTCCTACAGCTCTGGGGAGCCCTA TACAGACA CCGCACCCTGGCTGGGCTTGGCCACTGACCCAGAGGAGGTCTGGCCGCCTCCAGAGCTGGGGACAGAGAAGCCTGAGGGGGAGTCTGCACCCAGGGCCGGGAGGGGCCTAGGCGGCTGCAAGCGGAGACGTGCTGGCCGTGAGCGGTCCCTGGAGCTTCAAGGCTGGGCGGCCCAGCAGGAGGACGCCGTGT CGCAGTGAGCCCTGGCCCTCTCCTTGCTGGATCCCCTGTGTTGGAGGCAGAAGATGGGCTCCCAGGTGGGGGGCACTGGTGGCCAGGCCTGGCTGGTGGCGCGTGTGGCCTTTGAGCAGGATGGGGGTAAGCCGGAGGGGGCACTAGGGGCGTTAGAGGTATGCCTCCGGGAGGAGGTGGCGGGGTCCTGGGGGGCATGTCGCCTGCAGAGCTAG